The genomic window aaattttttttaaataacttaaaaatgattggtgataccaaaaatctcaagtaataaaaaatataggttttgctattgtaagtattttgaactttttgttttcctgaagacaaaaattggttaaggtatggctattcaaaatttgtatacactcgtgattagtgactcgtttatcccatttaactacagccttttcaaaaatatgcaatttCGCAtcctaattagagggtgattttcacgatttttgttacaaacaaaaaaaaggaaccaacattattttgatcgtaacttacttacattttcactcgcaaataactcgaaaagtaatgacttagtgaaaaaacagtataaaaaaagttgcttagaattattaTTTAGTTCATTCAAttcaggacttattttgaacgtatattttttcaccccaatcaggggtgaaagtcaccccctgggaaaaagtacacatcggcacaatatcagtttctttctttgacatattagctatgtatgccaaatttcatgtctatCGAAGCCGTTCTTTAAATTTTGTTGGTttgaaggttttgcaatattttaccgtgagtgaatggactattaaagcagtaaattaatattaatcctacCGTTATTATCCTTACCACTATAATTGTCTATATTTATGCAGTGCTATGAGGGTGCTATAAATACGAACAAAAGGAACATCGAGCGTCTTGGGATGATTTTTATGACCCACCGTATAAAATTTTGCATTGAATATCTGTTCCCGAATTACTGTAACTTTGCAGTTTACAACTATTACTCCTAGATCGtggtaatataaaaaatacaaaaatgtttGTGTCAGCACGTATTTAGGCAGGCACCGGCGGTTATTCTAAACAAGTGTTGAGACAAGGGTTTGGTTTAGCAAGTAAAACGAAGGAACCTTACAATCGCGTTCTCTCTATTTCTTAATAaaggttttcaaattttttgatgaatagatattttttgtttttatttataaatacctacacaaaaattaaaatttattaagcaatttcgtagtgtgtacttgtgtagttcaataTGTCCCAAACAAATTAGAAACAAATGAAGCAAAAAGCGCATTAGAGCGGGCCCCTGTGGGGCCCGGgtcctggttccgcggaacccagctcagtacgccactgcatggactcagatatcaaatgcaggacaattattccatattgcagaagatcgagaagccttcgcaatggtgaccGCCAAcatcggataattctgatatgacaCGTGAAGAATATAGATTTTATATCTGCCATGGACCTGGTGTCCTACTGTTTTTAATTCTTCTTGCTTTACTTAAAACGTAATGTGGCGGTTTTTCGTAGTGTTCCTGTTGATGTGTATTGTGAATTCGTGTTCTTctaaagatgtttaaaataagtGAAACATGAAGTACCTAAGCATGAAAAACTTAAAATGATCACAAAACAAACCAAAACCAAATCACAAGACTCGCAGGCACACACATATATAAGTTAAAAAAAAGgtactaataaaaaaagaaatatttaatcTACAATTTAGAAGATTTGTAAATCAATTATGGTTTTCGGAGAGTGAATACTTACtatatttgatttatatttttttcgtCACGGATATAAGCACCAAACTAATAATATACATATGCTCTATAAAATACTACAAGGTTGTAAAAACCATGTACAACAAATTAATGGATCGGCAATTTAATTTGTGAAATGACCGTTATGGCGAATATCTCTTTTTAATTGAAATCGTTATACAGCGAAGGATTTATAACAGAATGCCACCAATTAGGTATATACCATACATTATGAGATTCGTTTTATTCGACTCCTAATTCGTCTTTTAACATAGAGAAGTAGAAGATGGatcaaaaattatgtaaaaaatactTCAAAGAAATAAACTCACCGGCACAATTAACTGCCCACGTgcccaccttgtatttctttTAATTTGCAGAAATTGTTAATATTGGACCACATTTTAGGAAAGATAGGTACGGTGAAAATTACCTGAGATGAAAACAATGAAATCATTAAAAAAGTCGTTTATCAAGGGATGCTTAGCAAAAatccaaaatttaaaaatcttataagaaaattcaaacaaccataatattgaacaagtaattggacttcgtaagtcctaggttttcacccaaagcaATCGAAAATAGACctggaagtcgatatttaaacccttcgtgtaactttgcgtcgattgatatacgatttttctaattttaagtcatttttactaaactttggaccatcattgtttaaacagaaatgacaaaaccggaactaaagattcaaactcaacttttcaatacgtttcgattgatgtgttacatgtactatttctgcgattataatggcacttctggttagaactttttaaccgaaaatgatataaaaaccaaaattttacatttgttcttatcttgctaaggcacgtcgaatgatatatcgcttataccattttcgactttaaaacagtatttacggttgcaactctaaaaccggaagtccgatgtcaaatttctcatcattaataccatccttggatcataagctttcatttgacacctcatttgccattctatCTGTGTTAAAAACGGATGCGTTGTATTCGCGGATAGACaaacagacggacagacagtcatgaaaccggaattatatatttgttctcgtcttgcgaaagagcgtcgaataatatatcacttttactattccgctctttaaaatagtacttctggtcgcatttctaaaaccggaagtacTAGGTCAAAAtcctcacctttagtaccatccttggaatataagctttcatttgacacctcatttgtcattctacctggtataataacggaggagttatattcgcggtcggacagacagcctaggtcaaatttctcacctttagtaccatcctcggattaaaagctttcatttgatacctcatttgtcattctacctggtataatgacggaggagttatgttcgcggtcggacggacacacggacagacagcctaagtcaaatttctcaccattagtaccatccttggattctaagctttcatttgatacctcatttgtcattatacctggtataatgacggaggagttatattcgcggtcggacggacagacggagagacagcctaggtcaaatttctcacctttagtaccatccttggattataagctttcatttgacaccttatttgtcattatacctggtataatgatggaggagttatatttgcggtccgACGgacagctttcatttgacacctcatttgtcattctactacGTATAacgacggaggagttgtgttcacacacagacagacagacagacggacagacggacgtgtttaattcaaagttttcacattttttcaaaatttggtaAAAACAAAATCATGttctaattaaaaacaatgtgtgtgtactttgtacgcacgtaagaagttatacttctattatgtgattttaacgaaattgatataatgtactttaaacagtttacttatattttatttaaatattaaactaattttaatacttactactttccaaaaatttttgttaaaacacaccaaaaatttaaaaaaaaaataaaataataaaatgcacacaaacacattgaaaaatgccacaaaggaatgatttctgaacaataataattgttggcaaaaattttaactaaatacgcattttctgaaaaaaaatatacttgcattgggattcgaacccgcgcaTTTTAGGGCTCTTGGATTTGTAATCGAAGCCTCTACTCATTTACCCAATTACACATATCTGCCATTTGGGAAGATagggcaactgaacgttttactgtttgacagttctgaatttaatcaaattagtttgatttttgtggaattaaaatattaaaatacaacaaaacatagagtaagaaaacaatatattagatgaagattggtagaaattttgttggtaatcaaattatgtaaatcaaagcattacctactatggtttgtttttaaaccaagaggagtgattcaaatttaccgctctgtaatgcttgtttgtaattggtccaaccgcaggcaagtttactcaactgttataaaatttttacactaatgacatttatcaaattttgccATTAGTGGGTGGCATTTCaaaggttaattaagttataccgacgattttttgttttctgtgttatattcctttaatttttagattgttagtctgcttttatacaaaaatcagtCGTTTGCAAAattctttagcgacgtattaatataatataatatttatggattaccgctgagggccgactagatcaaccaaaaaagaagatgtatttggttaatattctagtgactttcttgggtgtgaatctgtctttttagtttactcctcctggttaaaaaataaactataggtaggtacattttccaaataggtaggtaagtacctatgtaattttttacttattacaatactgaaacatttacctgttgcttttaaaaactatttaaaaagtcactacaattataaactcgcttttgtctgtgtcctcacaacaataaaaactaatatacacaacatttgtttattacccataaccattgacaattgacgtattaataaaataaccgacatattaaacaattgttgacaggtcattgtaattacccaatcagagggcgtataacgtttaagctgcgcccaggaccaagacttttgatgaattcgcgcacatataaatttactccgaACGCgtataaagaagtataacttcaaaaatatatggGTATTAATAATCGGTGTTGCCGCCATGCCGCCTCTGGCAGTTAGGACTTCTCAGAGTCGGTTCGGCAATGCACGCATGATATTATGAACATCCGATTGGATGATATTGTGCCACTCCTCTACATCAGCCGCCTTGAGCTCTTCGAAGGATGTAAAGGCTGGTGCTCTTGCTCTTAATGGTTTTCTGAGGTTGTCCCAAATGTTTTTAATTGAGTTAAGATCGGGATTGCATGCCGGCCATGGTAAAACTTGAAACCCGACTCATTAAGGTACGCACAGGTGAATCTTGCGGTATGGTAACGTGCATTTTCATGCATTAATCTAAAAGTTTCACCAATGAGTTATGCGAAAGGCATGACATGGTCTTGGAGAACTTCTTTCATGTATTTTTGAGTATTCACACTGTCTCTATCGAAGACAACAAGACCAGTATGAGCTTTGTAAGAGATACCTCCCCAAATCATTGTTGACCTTCCTCGGTAAGCCACTGTTTCGGTTATAGTGCATGGAGCAAACCTTTCATTAACACGCTGACGTCCATCCGGACATCTTCAGGCCATTCCGCTCTCATCTGAGAACAGTAAATTCTTCAATTCTGCCACAGTCCAGTCAGAATATTCTCTCGCAAAACCAAGTCTAGCTCTACGGTGTTGTGAGAGCAGTTGTGGGGACCTAGCTTGACGGAAAGCCCTCAAATTTCTTTCTGTCAGTTTTCTTCTAATGGTACGTTTACTCAGACTAACATTTTTTACCTCAGTAGATGCGAACGAGCTTCAGGGAAGGTGCAAAAGCGATTTCTCAACACGTTGCTGACAATGAAGCGATCATCTCGAATTGCAGTGCAGGTCGGCACACAGTCCCGATCTTAACCCAATTGAACACATTTGGAACAACCTCTAAAAATGGGTAAGAGCAAGAGCAAGAGCATGGGTAATGATTTTATGAAACAATGCGTCATTACTTTTGCATAAAAACGAAGGAAATATTCAACAATTTATATAGTGTTGAGCTGATCATGTAGCCCCTCTGATAAGGTCTGGGGAGACTGAAACGTACGTAAGGAGATGATTGATCTGATCATCTCTGAACCGAGATGATCCTGAGATTATTCACAAGTCACAACTGAGATGAACCTGAGATACAGTGTTCTATAAAACAATTTTATGTTATttactgttttcttccatttttctCTGAGCTTGCTCCAgtgaaaaaaataggaaaaaatcaccATATTCTTCCAAGAATAAATGGTTAGTAATGACAGAGGAAGACAGAAAATAAGATGCTttatttacatattattatgcTTATCAATTATAAGAGAAATTATTCACTAGTGTTCCATTAATTGATATGTCTTCGTTGATGTCTTCTAGTGCTTCTTTAAACATCTCTTCTGAGCAGTGGCGTACCGATAGATCAGCGGGATCTGGTTctagttgggatgcgggcccgcccACCcaataaaagcacacattgtatatcaaaagtttttaataataggtctggatcccgcgtatgaaaaaaagtttattaatagcaagctgaaaatttgttaatagcttaacggtgtctagtgggataaactttgatatatgggaacactggaacaggggcagttttaattgtggaacaggttaaaaatttggaaaggtcagaccacgaaaacagcacatttattttgtccgacagaacagacttaaactctccgaacagagattaaactctcatgcaaaaatcagactgctatttatcacctgtcataattcctgacCATTATCATATcaccatttggtgataaatagcagtctgatttttgcatgagaatttaatctctgttaggagagtttaagtctgttctgtcggacaaaataaatgtaccgttttcgtggtctgaccgttccaaatttttaacctgttccacaattaaaagtgCCCcccttccagtgttcccatatatcaaagtttgtccgactagacacccttaagctattaacaaattttcagcttgctattaatcaacttttttttcatacgcgggatccggACCTATAAAcgttaaatataaatcatcatatatcataaaCTATATCATATCGATGCTTAAGATGTGATACCGCGTATCTGCAAAAACCCCTTTTTACATGAGACGCAAAAAACGTTCTGTTGTGtgagaattaaatattttaatactattttatatattttttatcatcatatatcatttcttttaatattttgtatatcatttctTTTAATATAATCTCATTAACAAAAAGCTGCAGATACGTAGAATCACTATTGTTTAATTGTTGGTTAGAGGAGGATTACGTGTAATCACTACCAAATGTAAATATTGCAATTTGTTATTTGTGTGGGAGAAAGAAatttattgacttaaaatatttatttaaaaaatgcagaaaacactaaaatcaataaaacaaCAAATACGTTGTTAATTCTTCTGTTTACTCTCGTGAGGCAAGGTGTCGTAGAAACCATGGCAGTCTTTAGGAATTACACTTTTAAGTTGCTGTAAGTGATTATATTTTGTGTTGGTTATTTTGATAGGAGCGTTACGTAATGGTTTAAACTGGCCTAGTTGTGAAACATTGGTTTTTGCACTTCTAGGTTTTCTTGTAGGTAGATCTATAAACTCACCACAATAATCTAATTTTACTTGGATGATTCCATCAGGCGTATACTTGATGACTTTAATATCAGTTACGGTTGGATCGTTCACTTTTCGACCTGGTCTAATGGAAGGGTATACTAAAGTTTCGGAAAAAATTTTGATAAAGTCATAAGTGACCTCTTTTGTCTGGTATGGTGTTTGTTTCCTCGACTCCTTTGTGAGTCTGATATAATCACTTGGAAGATAAATAGACTTATATTTTACTGTCTTTTCTATTTGAGCGTGAACGGAATCGGCCTCCATTTGTGTGTGGCCACGCTCAAGATACTTTTGGTAGATAATAACATTGTTTTCGACACTAAAAGATAGAAGCGCATTTGACAATGTAGCATTCCTATTCTGATAGGTGCAACCATCGCTCCAAATAATAATAGGAATATTTACAGGACAGAGGTCTAACAAGTAATCAGTGATACAAGTTTCAAAGGTATTGGCGGATAGGTCAGCTTCTGTTTCTGTAAACCAGTAGCATCTTACATGATGAGTATTAACATTAAATATGGTAAAGTTGTGACAGCAAAGTTTTGTTTTATAGTATAAAGCCGATGCATTTAACATGGGACATACTTTTACTGCCTGAAGATCTTGTGTTAGGACAATGCATTGTTTTACATGCCCTGCCTGTTTGTCGTTCTCCTTTTCTTGCCTTGCTTTTTCTTTGTTGTTAATGTGCTTCTTATAGACATTCTCATCTAGATTATTTGTTTCATAACTGCAGCATGTATCACAACGATCTTTTTTTGGTATGTGGAAggaaatatgtttttcttttacCATTAAATCAAAAGTGTATCTTGAAACTGGTTTCAATTCCTTATTTTGTTCACGGCACATTCTGGAATATTCCTGGTATACTTTGCTCATATTGTCTCCAAAAATAGGCTCAATATATAATTTACTTGTAGATTTGCGACAATAGTGAGCAGGGAGTTTCGGAAGAGAATCTAAAAAATTACGCAATACATCTTTGGCGCTGTTACTGGACTTATTGCATTGagtttctttttggatctctgcTATTTTTCTCTTCTCTCTTCTTCTCTCATTATTTACCTCTGTTGCTGCTATCATTCCATGCTTTGTTTCTGATGTCAAACAGTTAAATACATAATGTTCTGTAAGAGCAAACGTTGACAAAAATAACTTTTTGCAAACAGTCAAAATCTTGCCATCTAATGTTTTAAGTGTGTAGGTTAATGTATTTTTCCTCCTTGATTCTTCAGTCTCTTTCTTTGTATttctgtttttttcttttttgcaaACCAGAGAAGCGATATAGATTTTTTTCTGGTCCCATGTGAGATTGTTCCAAAagttgttgaaaagttcttttcGGTCCTCTTCATTTAAATCTTGACACTGCCTTACTGGGGATTTTTTACATACGGAGGATAAG from Diabrotica virgifera virgifera chromosome 5, PGI_DIABVI_V3a includes these protein-coding regions:
- the LOC126884950 gene encoding uncharacterized protein LOC126884950; the protein is MSTSRGRQMVTNARNDVIVHVLNNNIKDTIKCAIKTNNEEATVLENTDADELGPTLLSLEQEVAAANLLLLGESAVTNETFSTDINNVTDGLPKESDFEKVSNWLRNIDNERLDCDVILETVSNEISTNELSRDKTHLEELRNDVALNHQGILNEVMSSSSSVIADQIDESWLPENENKSDYSTSSEEGKQQEGEDLDCDAILETVSNEISTNELSRDKTHLEELRNDVALNHEGILNEVMSSSSSVIADQIDESWLPENENKSDYSTSSEEGKQQEGEEPVARADNDGNNENKKARKRIADINEWHDIKNKRLRQHGKKYIGWTRVGKTAKRGTPRNEKQMGPVCLSSVCKKSPVRQCQDLNEEDRKELFNNFWNNLTWDQKKIYIASLVCKKEKNRNTKKETEESRRKNTLTYTLKTLDGKILTVCKKLFLSTFALTEHYVFNCLTSETKHGMIAATEVNNERRREKRKIAEIQKETQCNKSSNSAKDVLRNFLDSLPKLPAHYCRKSTSKLYIEPIFGDNMSKVYQEYSRMCREQNKELKPVSRYTFDLMVKEKHISFHIPKKDRCDTCCSYETNNLDENVYKKHINNKEKARQEKENDKQAGHVKQCIVLTQDLQAVKVCPMLNASALYYKTKLCCHNFTIFNVNTHHVRCYWFTETEADLSANTFETCITDYLLDLCPVNIPIIIWSDGCTYQNRNATLSNALLSFSVENNVIIYQKYLERGHTQMEADSVHAQIEKTVKYKSIYLPSDYIRLTKESRKQTPYQTKEVTYDFIKIFSETLVYPSIRPGRKVNDPTVTDIKVIKYTPDGIIQVKLDYCGEFIDLPTRKPRSAKTNVSQLGQFKPLRNAPIKITNTKYNHLQQLKSVIPKDCHGFYDTLPHESKQKN